From Humisphaera borealis, the proteins below share one genomic window:
- a CDS encoding SDR family NAD(P)-dependent oxidoreductase: MRDLSGKRVVITGAAGGIGKAIALEFCRAGSRLILLDVNQPALEAAVADCRATGADAVGVHCDLADADAIALAADRCLAAFGGVDVLVNNAGIAFYGPTHEMRLDQWEKLMAVNLLAPIRLIHALLPSLREQPEAHILNIASITGLVPKRRIAAYQASKFGLVGLSQSLRAEYSPYGIGVTAVCCGFARTELIATAHRDGMAAKPRAMRSWWSVSPEYVARRAVAGVRANRGLVVVPFLARLFWWVQRLSPAILDLHGHWVHWRSNRRRRAKARRLRSNTPSMPQPVPAGAK; this comes from the coding sequence ATGCGGGACCTTTCGGGCAAGCGGGTTGTCATCACGGGAGCGGCGGGCGGAATCGGTAAGGCGATTGCGCTGGAGTTCTGCCGTGCCGGCAGCCGGTTGATCCTGCTGGACGTCAACCAGCCGGCCCTTGAGGCGGCCGTTGCGGATTGCCGGGCGACGGGGGCCGATGCCGTCGGCGTTCACTGCGATCTTGCCGACGCCGACGCCATTGCGCTTGCGGCCGACCGTTGTCTGGCCGCGTTCGGCGGGGTGGACGTGCTGGTCAATAACGCCGGCATCGCGTTCTACGGACCGACGCACGAGATGCGCCTCGATCAGTGGGAAAAGCTGATGGCGGTCAATCTGCTGGCGCCGATACGGCTCATCCACGCCCTGCTGCCGTCGCTCCGAGAACAGCCCGAGGCGCACATCCTGAACATCGCCAGCATCACCGGGCTGGTGCCGAAACGAAGGATCGCCGCGTATCAGGCGAGCAAGTTCGGGCTGGTGGGGTTGAGCCAGTCGCTTCGTGCCGAGTACAGCCCGTACGGCATCGGCGTGACCGCGGTCTGCTGCGGGTTCGCCCGGACGGAACTGATCGCGACCGCCCATCGCGACGGCATGGCGGCAAAGCCCAGGGCGATGCGGTCGTGGTGGTCGGTGTCGCCGGAGTATGTGGCCCGGCGGGCGGTGGCCGGCGTTCGTGCCAACCGGGGGCTTGTGGTGGTGCCCTTCCTGGCGCGGCTGTTCTGGTGGGTGCAACGGCTCTCGCCGGCCATTCTCGATCTGCACGGCCACTGGGTGCACTGGCGGTCCAACCGCCGGCGGCGGGCGAAGGCACGCCGACTGCGGTCGAACACGCCGAGCATGCCTCAGCCGGTGCCGGCCGGGGCTAAATGA
- a CDS encoding DUF1501 domain-containing protein, whose translation MRRDFLKLCGMVGLGLACPGGAGSLLRAATKEEPPYEGPFYIVFNASGGWDTTYLMDPKGIGGINRLYQEDDILTQGRHKYAPNAKHINGGMSNEDFYAAFGSELLVMNGLDYSVNNHSPGARYMATGKLDSLAYPTFAALVAACKGPTCPLSFLTFGNYSATGNVVAMSRVPYLPSLQKIANADAIEGNVRSPYHDDFALSRIEQSLRESNVARAAQARLPRQERTENMLYAAQVNSKALQRVTPHIPSNVPKDRLAQQAEIALASFKAGVCVSANLSIGQFDSHANNDVDQMKLIPEFLAGVAYVLRRAEELKIRDKLVVVVQSEMGRTPNYNKGNGKDHWSIGSIMFLGAGIRGNRVLGATDEKQFLVPLDPKSLACDKEKGVRVRPEHIHAALRQFAGIADHPLSKKFPLGVPEKELLQGLWG comes from the coding sequence ATGAGACGCGACTTCCTCAAACTCTGCGGCATGGTCGGCCTGGGACTGGCGTGTCCCGGCGGGGCGGGTTCGTTGTTGCGGGCGGCGACGAAGGAAGAGCCTCCTTACGAAGGCCCGTTCTATATCGTCTTCAACGCCTCCGGCGGGTGGGACACCACCTACCTGATGGACCCCAAGGGCATCGGCGGCATCAACCGGCTCTATCAGGAAGACGACATCCTGACCCAGGGCCGGCACAAGTACGCGCCCAACGCCAAGCACATCAACGGCGGGATGAGCAACGAGGACTTCTACGCCGCGTTCGGCAGCGAACTGCTGGTGATGAACGGCCTGGACTACTCGGTGAACAACCATTCGCCGGGTGCCCGCTACATGGCGACCGGCAAGCTCGACAGCCTGGCGTATCCGACCTTCGCCGCGTTGGTCGCCGCGTGCAAAGGGCCGACCTGCCCGCTGTCGTTCCTGACGTTCGGCAACTACTCGGCGACGGGGAATGTCGTCGCGATGTCGCGCGTGCCGTACCTGCCGTCGCTCCAGAAGATCGCCAACGCCGACGCGATCGAGGGCAACGTGCGGTCGCCGTACCACGACGACTTCGCGCTCAGCCGTATCGAGCAGTCGCTGCGCGAATCGAACGTGGCGCGGGCCGCGCAGGCCCGCCTGCCGCGCCAGGAGCGGACGGAAAACATGCTGTACGCGGCGCAGGTGAACTCCAAGGCCCTGCAGCGGGTCACGCCGCACATTCCGTCCAACGTGCCGAAAGACCGGCTGGCCCAGCAGGCGGAGATCGCGCTGGCATCGTTCAAGGCCGGGGTGTGCGTGTCGGCGAACCTGTCAATCGGCCAGTTCGACAGCCACGCCAACAACGACGTTGACCAGATGAAGCTGATCCCCGAGTTTCTCGCGGGCGTCGCGTACGTGTTGCGGCGGGCGGAGGAGCTCAAGATTCGCGACAAGCTGGTCGTGGTCGTGCAGAGCGAAATGGGCCGAACGCCGAACTACAACAAGGGCAACGGCAAGGACCACTGGTCGATCGGGTCGATCATGTTCCTGGGAGCCGGAATCCGCGGCAACCGGGTGCTGGGCGCGACCGACGAGAAGCAGTTCCTGGTGCCGCTCGACCCCAAATCGCTCGCGTGCGACAAGGAGAAGGGCGTTCGCGTGCGGCCGGAACACATCCACGCCGCCCTGCGACAGTTCGCGGGGATCGCCGATCATCCGCTGAGTAAGAAGTTCCCGCTCGGCGTACCGGAAAAGGAGCTGCTTCAGGGGCTTTGGGGCTGA
- a CDS encoding DUF6797 domain-containing protein, with product MQFSARRLSSFKSTFVYLLAMVAAPGAIAQTLEQSEHGSFMINTLEAPNGNLTYKGVIVKLGKGDEAAMCFDTELLRMSVGWVKATADGQSYDGWAGLVDPRNSTSFTASHGGPPTIGVYTGKKLEKGKPGPKVEPQARVATKVGPGWSSGGSLDDPRSPSKYDKNLTLGPLPKDQARWNGLYRHGDQVVFSYTVGKTHVFEQPGLAAGGPNPVYTRTFHVAAHEGPLTLLLADVDVAADAASVAVRTEGTALVGVAAKQPAESVVMAGLVKTPAGATLDNEKGRLVAHLPASKTAYVFQAWVWAGPKAEAGSFTALHRSASKTLEPADPAVITKGGPAIWGSPLKATGKLMTSGKADDAYVVDTIPAPEDNPWKALPRFAGLDFFADGTRAALSTIGGDVWVVSGIDEKLEDIQWKRFATGLFQPLGLRIIDDKIYVIGRDGLTRLTDLNGDGEADFYENINNEAQVTNNYHEFCLDLQTDPQGNFYYPKGSPWPPNVKSDHQGTMIKVSRDGSKMEVIATGLRAPNGTGMSDDGRLLTASDNQGHWEPACKVSWIRPGLFYGMVPAAHTPDRKAPTAFEQPIFWIPMSMDNSSGGQAFAPKAGKWGPLNGTMLHMSYGKSTLFNCMTETVDGVMQGAFVQFPLKFDSSLMRARFNPGDGQLYVTGLKGWQTNAGREGALHRVRHTGQPTRMPVEFHAHVNGLSITFGTALDKASATDVENWDIEQWNYKWTGNYGSPEFSVKDPTKAKHDVVEVKKVTLSEDGKTVFLETAEPLVAANQMRIRGNVKDATGKEGKWEIYNTINKPGAKKAL from the coding sequence ATGCAATTCTCGGCACGCCGGCTCTCTTCGTTCAAATCGACGTTCGTTTACTTGTTGGCGATGGTGGCGGCGCCGGGGGCGATCGCGCAGACGCTGGAGCAGTCCGAGCACGGCTCGTTCATGATCAACACGCTCGAGGCGCCCAACGGCAACCTCACCTACAAGGGCGTCATCGTGAAGCTGGGCAAGGGCGACGAGGCGGCGATGTGCTTCGACACCGAACTGCTCCGCATGAGCGTCGGCTGGGTCAAAGCCACCGCCGACGGCCAGTCCTACGACGGCTGGGCCGGCCTGGTCGATCCGCGCAACAGCACCTCCTTCACCGCCTCGCACGGCGGCCCGCCGACGATCGGCGTCTACACCGGAAAGAAACTCGAAAAGGGCAAGCCCGGGCCGAAGGTGGAACCCCAGGCCCGCGTGGCGACGAAGGTCGGCCCCGGCTGGTCAAGCGGCGGATCGCTCGACGACCCGCGCTCGCCATCGAAATACGACAAGAACCTGACGCTCGGACCGCTCCCCAAAGATCAGGCCCGCTGGAACGGCCTGTACCGCCACGGCGACCAGGTGGTGTTCAGCTACACGGTCGGCAAGACACACGTCTTCGAACAACCCGGTCTGGCGGCGGGGGGGCCCAACCCGGTGTACACCCGCACCTTCCACGTCGCCGCCCACGAAGGCCCGCTGACGTTGCTGCTGGCGGACGTTGATGTCGCCGCCGATGCCGCCAGCGTCGCCGTGCGGACCGAAGGCACGGCGCTGGTCGGCGTGGCAGCGAAGCAGCCGGCCGAATCCGTCGTGATGGCGGGATTGGTCAAGACCCCCGCCGGTGCGACGCTCGACAACGAGAAGGGACGCCTCGTCGCGCACCTTCCGGCGAGCAAAACGGCGTACGTGTTCCAGGCGTGGGTCTGGGCCGGGCCCAAGGCCGAAGCCGGCAGCTTCACCGCGCTGCACCGCTCGGCCTCGAAGACCCTCGAACCAGCCGACCCCGCGGTAATCACCAAAGGCGGCCCGGCGATCTGGGGCTCGCCCCTCAAGGCGACCGGCAAGCTGATGACCTCCGGCAAGGCCGACGACGCCTACGTCGTCGACACCATTCCCGCGCCCGAGGACAACCCCTGGAAGGCGCTCCCGCGGTTCGCCGGGCTCGACTTCTTCGCCGACGGCACCCGCGCCGCGCTGTCCACCATCGGCGGCGACGTGTGGGTGGTTTCAGGCATCGACGAGAAACTCGAAGACATCCAGTGGAAGCGCTTCGCGACCGGGCTGTTTCAGCCGCTGGGGTTGCGCATCATCGACGACAAGATCTACGTCATCGGCCGCGACGGGCTGACCCGCCTGACCGATCTCAACGGCGACGGCGAGGCCGACTTCTACGAGAACATCAACAACGAGGCGCAGGTCACCAACAACTACCACGAGTTCTGCCTCGACCTGCAGACTGATCCGCAGGGCAACTTCTACTATCCCAAGGGCTCCCCCTGGCCGCCGAACGTCAAGAGCGACCACCAGGGCACCATGATCAAGGTGAGCCGCGACGGTTCGAAAATGGAAGTGATCGCAACCGGCCTGCGCGCGCCCAACGGCACCGGCATGAGCGACGACGGTCGCCTGCTCACCGCCAGCGACAACCAGGGCCATTGGGAGCCGGCGTGCAAGGTGAGCTGGATTCGGCCGGGCCTGTTCTACGGCATGGTCCCCGCCGCCCACACGCCCGATCGCAAAGCACCGACCGCTTTCGAACAGCCCATCTTCTGGATCCCGATGAGCATGGACAACAGTTCCGGCGGGCAGGCGTTCGCGCCCAAGGCCGGCAAATGGGGCCCGCTGAACGGCACCATGCTCCACATGTCCTACGGCAAGAGCACGCTCTTCAACTGCATGACCGAAACCGTAGACGGCGTCATGCAGGGGGCGTTCGTGCAGTTCCCGCTCAAGTTCGACAGCAGCCTGATGCGGGCCCGCTTCAATCCCGGCGACGGCCAGCTTTACGTCACCGGCCTGAAGGGCTGGCAGACCAACGCCGGCCGCGAAGGCGCTCTGCACCGCGTCCGCCATACCGGCCAGCCGACGCGCATGCCGGTCGAGTTCCACGCCCACGTGAACGGGCTTTCGATCACGTTCGGCACGGCGCTCGACAAGGCGTCGGCGACGGATGTCGAGAACTGGGACATCGAACAGTGGAACTACAAGTGGACCGGCAACTACGGATCGCCGGAGTTCTCGGTGAAAGACCCGACCAAGGCCAAGCACGACGTCGTCGAGGTGAAGAAGGTGACGCTGTCGGAAGACGGCAAGACCGTCTTCCTGGAAACCGCAGAGCCGCTCGTCGCGGCGAACCAGATGCGCATCAGGGGAAATGTCAAAGACGCTACGGGCAAGGAGGGCAAGTGGGAGATCTACAACACCATCAACAAGCCGGGGGCGAAGAAGGCTCTCTGA
- a CDS encoding amino acid ABC transporter ATP-binding protein: MIEVKGLKKSFGALDVLKGVDLEVPANQVVCLLGPSGSGKSTLLRCLNLLERPTAGQIIVAGQEITRADADLSKIRAEVGMVFQHFNLFPHMTVLQNITLAPIKVRGESPEAAEKRGLELLARVGLSDKPAVYPGQLSGGQKQRVAIARALAMQPKVMLFDEPTSALDPEMVGEVLAVMKSLAHQMTMLAVTHEMAFARDVADRVLFMDGGVVAEDAPPAEFFTRPKTERARAFLDMTPASV, from the coding sequence ATGATTGAAGTTAAAGGCCTTAAAAAATCGTTCGGGGCACTGGACGTGCTCAAAGGCGTGGACCTGGAGGTCCCCGCGAACCAGGTGGTTTGTTTGCTGGGCCCGAGCGGGTCGGGCAAGAGCACGCTGCTGCGGTGCCTGAACCTGCTCGAACGCCCCACCGCCGGGCAGATCATCGTCGCGGGTCAGGAGATCACCCGTGCCGACGCGGATTTGTCGAAGATCCGCGCCGAGGTGGGGATGGTGTTTCAGCATTTCAACCTGTTCCCGCACATGACGGTGCTGCAGAACATCACGCTGGCGCCGATCAAGGTGCGCGGAGAATCGCCCGAGGCCGCGGAGAAACGCGGGCTGGAACTGCTGGCCAGGGTCGGGCTGTCGGACAAGCCGGCGGTTTACCCGGGGCAACTGTCGGGCGGCCAGAAGCAGCGCGTGGCGATCGCGCGGGCACTGGCAATGCAGCCGAAGGTGATGCTGTTCGACGAGCCGACCAGCGCGCTCGACCCGGAGATGGTCGGCGAAGTGCTGGCGGTGATGAAGTCGCTGGCGCACCAGATGACCATGCTCGCCGTCACGCACGAGATGGCGTTCGCGAGGGATGTCGCCGACCGGGTGTTGTTCATGGACGGCGGCGTCGTCGCCGAGGACGCCCCGCCGGCCGAGTTCTTCACACGACCGAAGACCGAGCGGGCACGGGCGTTTCTGGACATGACGCCGGCTTCAGTGTGA
- a CDS encoding ABC transporter permease subunit (The N-terminal region of this protein, as described by TIGR01726, is a three transmembrane segment that identifies a subfamily of ABC transporter permease subunits, which specificities that include histidine, arginine, glutamine, glutamate, L-cystine (sic), the opines (in Agrobacterium) octopine and nopaline, etc.) has protein sequence MYTLVCPASPRLRLLAITLLVLATASACDRPPTGSTTQPAARTLVVGTEPTFPPFEARGEKGDFVGFDIDLVRAIGAKAGFNVQFKDLGFDALIPALNAGQIDVIASAMSITDERKNAVDFSDPYVEAGLVIAVRQNEQGVRNAETLVGKTLAVQQGSTGAEAADKLKAAGKVKEIKYFQTVPLAMMELTKGGADAVINDRPTAENYVASNPNQVRVLPEPVQSDSYGLAIKKGNADLLAKINTALKELKAEGFLKQLEDKHFAGKTVAGTSAEAPKGFSGHMVAVLPDLVKGAGIAVLVVLIAEVMGTVLGLGLALMRLSGSGVLSVVAAVYVDLIRGTPMLVQILFVYFGVPSLISSLTGSPFNPDPIIAGTLALGFNSAAYVSEIYRATLGSIDRGQNEAACALGLSPVQRFRYVIFPQAFRIAIPPLGNEFVTLLKDTSLLSVIAVMEIVKAGQLYMSRTYAVFPTYLAIALVYVILTLAITNILRVVERRMKLPT, from the coding sequence ATGTACACCCTCGTCTGCCCAGCCAGTCCGCGTCTGCGGCTGCTGGCGATCACGCTGTTGGTCCTGGCGACGGCATCTGCATGCGACCGCCCGCCCACCGGGTCGACCACTCAGCCGGCGGCTCGCACCTTGGTTGTCGGCACCGAGCCGACGTTTCCGCCGTTCGAGGCCCGTGGCGAAAAGGGCGACTTTGTCGGGTTCGACATCGACCTGGTCCGTGCCATCGGCGCCAAGGCTGGTTTCAACGTCCAGTTCAAGGACCTGGGGTTTGACGCGCTGATCCCGGCCCTGAACGCCGGCCAGATCGATGTCATCGCGTCGGCGATGTCCATTACAGACGAACGCAAGAACGCCGTCGATTTCTCGGACCCGTACGTGGAGGCGGGCCTGGTGATCGCGGTGCGGCAAAACGAGCAGGGCGTTCGCAACGCCGAAACGCTGGTCGGCAAGACGCTCGCCGTGCAACAGGGATCGACCGGGGCCGAGGCGGCCGACAAGCTTAAGGCGGCGGGGAAGGTCAAAGAGATCAAGTACTTCCAGACGGTGCCGCTGGCGATGATGGAGCTGACCAAGGGGGGCGCCGATGCGGTGATCAACGACCGCCCCACCGCTGAAAATTACGTTGCGAGTAATCCCAACCAGGTGCGGGTGTTACCGGAACCGGTGCAGAGCGACAGCTACGGGCTGGCGATCAAGAAAGGCAACGCCGACCTGCTGGCGAAGATCAACACGGCGCTGAAAGAGCTTAAAGCCGAAGGATTCCTGAAGCAGCTCGAGGACAAGCACTTCGCCGGCAAGACGGTCGCGGGGACGTCGGCCGAAGCGCCCAAGGGTTTCTCGGGCCATATGGTGGCCGTGCTGCCCGACCTGGTGAAAGGCGCCGGCATTGCCGTGCTGGTGGTGCTGATCGCCGAGGTGATGGGAACAGTGCTGGGGCTGGGACTGGCGCTGATGCGGTTATCGGGCAGCGGGGTGTTGTCGGTGGTCGCGGCGGTGTACGTGGACCTGATTCGCGGCACGCCGATGCTGGTGCAGATCCTGTTCGTTTACTTCGGCGTGCCGAGCCTGATCAGTTCGTTGACGGGGTCGCCGTTCAACCCCGATCCAATCATTGCCGGCACGCTGGCGCTGGGGTTCAACAGTGCGGCGTACGTGTCGGAAATCTACCGGGCGACGCTGGGCTCGATCGATCGCGGGCAGAACGAAGCCGCGTGTGCACTGGGGTTGTCGCCAGTGCAGCGGTTCCGGTACGTGATCTTCCCGCAGGCGTTCCGGATCGCGATTCCGCCGTTGGGCAATGAGTTCGTCACACTGTTGAAGGACACATCGCTGCTGTCGGTGATCGCGGTGATGGAAATCGTCAAGGCGGGGCAGTTGTACATGTCGCGCACGTACGCCGTCTTCCCGACGTATCTCGCGATCGCGCTGGTGTATGTCATCCTGACGCTGGCGATCACGAACATCCTGCGGGTGGTCGAGCGGCGGATGAAACTGCCGACGTGA